A region from the Lolium perenne isolate Kyuss_39 chromosome 4, Kyuss_2.0, whole genome shotgun sequence genome encodes:
- the LOC127291835 gene encoding GDSL esterase/lipase At3g48460, producing MDLPGAVRSLSILLPILMAAAITVAAAAAAPAPPSPFRTVYAFGDSFTDTGNTHSTTGPYSFGYVSHAPYGATFFHRSTNRYSDGRLVVDFLAADALRLPSFLPPYLSTLSSNSAAANATNNPGGSVNFAVAGATAIEHEWFVKNNLSFDITPQSIMTELGWFDAHLKARRIAQKDVGEALFWVGEIGANDYAYSFIDAATIPRKLIRTMAVDRVTNFLEGLLKRGAKYVVVQGLPLTGCLTMAMTLAKPDDRDDLGCAGSVNQQSLAHNRLLQASLRRLRRDHPGAIIAYADYYAAHAAVMKSPAQYGFAEPFKACCGSGGGDYNFDVFSTCGSPEVPTACAQPARYVNWDGVHMTEAMYKVVAGMFFQDNAGKYFRPAFGSLLARKGHGN from the exons ATGGACTTGCCCGGGGCCGTCCGCTCCCTGTCCATCCTCCTCCCGATTCTCATGGCCGCCGCCATCACCGTGGCCGCTGCCGCCGCGGCGCCGGCACCACCTTCGCCGTTCCGGACGGTGTACGCGTTCGGCGACTCGTTCACGGACACGGGCAACACGCACTCAACGACCGGCCCCTACTCCTTCGGCTACGTCTCCCACGCGCCGTACGGCGCCACCTTCTTCCACCGCTCCACCAACCGCTACTCCGACGGCCGCCTCGTCGTGGACTTCCTCGCCGCCGACGCCCTCCGCCTCCCCTCCTTCCTCCCGCCCTACCTCTCCACCCTCTCCTCCAACTCCGCCGCCGCAAACGCCACCAACAACCCCGGCGGCTCGGTCAACTTCGCGGTGGCCGGCGCGACGGCCATCGAGCACGAGTGGTTCGTCAAGAACAACCTCAGCTTCGACATCACGCCGCAGTCCATCATGACGGAGCTCGGCTGGTTCGACGCGCACCTCAAGGCCCGGCGGATCGCCCAGAAGGACGTGGGCGAGGCGCTGTTCTGGGTGGGGGAGATCGGGGCCAACGACTACGCCTACAGCTTCATCGACGCCGCCACCATCCCGCGCAAGCTCATCCGGACCATGGCCGTCGACAGGGTCACAAACTTCCTCGAG GGTCTGCTGAAGAGAGGGGCGAAGTACGTGGTCGTGCAGGGGCTGCCGCTCACGGGCTGCCTGACGATGGCCATGACGCTCGCCAAGCCGGACGACCGCGATGACCTCGGCTGCGCCGGCTCCGTGAACCAGCAGAGTCTCGCCCACAACCGCCTCCTCCAGGCCAGCCTCCGCCGGCTCCGCCGAGACCACCCGGGCGCCATCATCGCCTACGCCGACTACTACGCCGCGCACGCCGCCGTCATGAAGAGCCCGGCGCAGTACGGCTTCGCGGAGCCATTCAAGGCCTgctgcggcagcggcggcggcgactaCAACTTCGACGTCTTCTCCACTTGCGGCTCCCCGGAGGTGCCGACGGCGTGCGCCCAGCCGGCCCGGTACGTCAACTGGGACGGGGTCCACATGACGGAGGCCATGTACAAGGTCGTCGCCGGCATGTTCTTCCAAGACAACGCCGGGAAGTACTTCCGGCCGGCGTTCGGCTCCTTGCTGGCCAGGAAAGGCCACGGCAACTGA